The Rhodohalobacter sp. SW132 genome includes a region encoding these proteins:
- the pheA gene encoding prephenate dehydratase, with product MKNDSLEEIRQTIDRLDQTIIDALGERQRIVRNVLANKMENSKEIRDPGREEKMMESIRKKASAAGMDPYFLEQLFREVIHHSVRYQTNALVDHQNEKAENSSIKVAYQGTDGAFSHQVAMRHFKQRYDEVVCVGFTRFDQAAEAVEKGDADVAMLPIENTTAGSINDTYDLLAEKDLFIIGEEILRVIHCLMAPQKVELDNIRRVLSHPQAIAQCSHFLAKLPRCHVESYFDTAMAARKVRNDGDLSQAAIGSAYAAELYDLEILKHDLANQKENYTRFVVVSTDEVSCDPQLNCKTSLIFATADEKGALLSCLNLLGDHGINMTKLESRPRPHHPWQSLFYLDLEGNTEELRVADALEKLKKRAQYVKILGSYPVREGKW from the coding sequence ATGAAAAACGACTCCCTGGAAGAGATCAGACAAACGATCGACCGGCTTGATCAAACCATAATAGACGCCCTTGGAGAACGCCAGCGTATTGTGCGCAATGTTCTTGCCAATAAAATGGAAAACTCCAAAGAGATTCGCGATCCGGGCCGCGAAGAGAAAATGATGGAGTCGATTCGAAAGAAGGCGTCGGCTGCCGGGATGGATCCCTATTTTCTGGAGCAGCTTTTTCGGGAGGTGATCCATCACTCTGTTCGCTACCAGACCAACGCACTGGTGGATCATCAAAATGAAAAAGCTGAGAATTCAAGCATCAAAGTGGCGTACCAGGGAACCGACGGTGCGTTTAGCCACCAGGTGGCCATGCGTCACTTCAAGCAGCGCTACGATGAGGTGGTGTGTGTAGGGTTTACGCGATTCGACCAGGCGGCTGAGGCGGTTGAAAAAGGTGATGCCGATGTGGCAATGCTGCCGATTGAAAACACAACGGCCGGATCCATAAACGACACCTACGATCTGCTGGCAGAAAAAGATCTTTTCATTATCGGGGAAGAAATTTTACGGGTGATCCACTGCCTGATGGCACCCCAAAAAGTGGAGCTTGATAATATCCGCCGGGTGCTTTCTCATCCGCAGGCGATCGCTCAGTGCAGCCATTTTCTGGCAAAACTACCGCGCTGCCACGTTGAAAGTTATTTTGACACCGCGATGGCCGCCCGAAAAGTGCGAAACGACGGGGATCTTTCCCAGGCTGCGATCGGAAGTGCTTACGCTGCCGAACTATATGATCTGGAAATTCTGAAACACGATCTGGCGAATCAGAAAGAGAATTATACGCGATTTGTTGTGGTAAGTACCGATGAGGTTTCGTGCGACCCGCAGCTGAACTGCAAAACCTCGCTCATTTTTGCGACTGCCGATGAAAAAGGAGCGTTGCTTTCCTGCCTGAACTTGCTCGGTGATCATGGAATTAATATGACTAAGCTGGAATCACGGCCGCGTCCCCATCACCCCTGGCAATCTCTTTTTTATCTCGACTTGGAAGGAAATACAGAAGAACTGCGAGTTGCCGATGCGCTTGAAAAACTGAAAAAACGGGCTCAATACGTGAAAATTTTAGGAAGCTATCCGGTACGTGAAGGCAAATGGTAG